In Flavobacterium okayamense, a single window of DNA contains:
- a CDS encoding DUF1572 family protein has protein sequence MEINDIYLVSIKKQMLYYKTVAEKAIDQIETKQLFASVNEDTNSIAVIMKHMAGNMLSRWTDFLTSDGEKEWRNRDGEFENDFTTKEELLSFWNKGWDCFFTTINSLQSEDLIKIIYIRNQGQTVVDAINRQLAHYPYHIGQIVFYAKMLKKSSWESLSIPKNKSNDYNAEKFSKEKSIQHFTDDELKKYNPHQNE, from the coding sequence ATGGAAATAAATGATATTTATTTGGTAAGTATTAAAAAGCAAATGTTGTATTATAAAACAGTTGCAGAAAAAGCCATTGATCAAATTGAAACCAAACAATTATTTGCTTCTGTAAACGAAGACACTAATTCCATTGCCGTTATTATGAAGCATATGGCTGGAAATATGTTATCACGTTGGACAGATTTTCTTACTTCTGATGGAGAGAAAGAATGGCGAAATAGAGATGGTGAGTTTGAAAATGACTTTACTACAAAAGAAGAACTTTTAAGCTTTTGGAACAAAGGCTGGGATTGCTTTTTTACAACGATAAACAGTTTACAATCTGAAGATTTGATTAAAATAATTTACATTCGAAATCAAGGTCAAACAGTTGTAGATGCCATAAACAGACAATTAGCACATTATCCATATCACATTGGTCAGATAGTATTTTATGCTAAAATGCTTAAAAAATCTTCATGGGAAAGTTTATCTATTCCAAAAAACAAATCGAATGATTACAATGCCGAAAAATTTTCAAAAGAAAAAAGTATTCAGCATTTTACCGATGACGAATTAAAAAAATACAATCCACATCAAAATGAATAA
- a CDS encoding DNA topoisomerase IV, with protein sequence MNKFVLILFLSINLASCYQQERNCSDYKTGKFEFTQEIDGINETSIFERTDSLQIETFRNETDTSSVRWINDCEFILNNLHPKNREEKKGIHIKILSTTNEGYVFEYSYVGNSQKNKGKATKLN encoded by the coding sequence ATGAATAAATTTGTCTTGATTCTTTTTCTAAGTATAAATCTTGCCTCTTGTTACCAACAAGAACGAAACTGCTCTGATTATAAAACTGGAAAATTCGAATTTACACAAGAAATTGATGGTATAAATGAAACTTCAATTTTTGAAAGAACAGATTCTTTACAAATTGAAACCTTTAGAAATGAAACTGACACTTCTTCTGTTAGATGGATTAATGATTGTGAATTTATTTTAAACAATTTACATCCAAAAAATAGAGAAGAAAAAAAAGGTATTCATATAAAGATATTATCTACAACTAATGAAGGTTATGTTTTTGAATATTCTTATGTAGGAAATTCTCAGAAAAACAAAGGTAAAGCCACAAAATTGAATTAA
- a CDS encoding DUF6095 family protein, with amino-acid sequence MATDRQKIFKGIQYLAMSLIVIVIAIYLISFSFINKIYTLTGLGVIAMFTAIYLIFKGINTVVKGFFDGNK; translated from the coding sequence GCAACAGACAGACAAAAAATATTTAAAGGAATACAATACTTAGCAATGTCACTCATTGTAATAGTAATAGCTATTTATCTAATTAGTTTTTCATTTATAAACAAAATATACACTTTAACAGGTTTAGGAGTAATAGCAATGTTTACTGCCATTTATTTAATCTTTAAAGGAATTAATACTGTTGTAAAAGGTTTTTTCGATGGAAATAAATGA